The segment ATGTAAAGATGAATGCGAtaaagaaatacaaaaaattattttaaaagacaaattacaaaaagaattaatGCACAAATTTGCCACACTACACACAGATATACAAAGTGATGCTATTCCAACATGTGTTTGCGAAAAATCTTTAGCAGATAAAGTGGAAAAAACATGTTTGAGGTGTACACAAAATTTGGGAGGGATAGTTGCACCCTCTTCAGGAGTATTAGCAGGAATTGCTGAAGGTGCACTAATTGTGTGGAAACCTGCGGCAATTAAGGCTGCTAAGGCTGCTAAGGCTGCGGCCGCTAAAGCTGCGAGTGATGCTGCTACGCAAGCTGGTATTGAAGCTGTCAGACttgaaattaataaattgtcTGTCTATTTTAATGGAACAACAGGATTTGTTGATTTGACACCAATTGTTACTTCATCAACATATGATAATGGTCTTGTTCTAGTTGAATGTGCCAAAAAACTAATAGGTGATTTGTCTTCGAATGGAAGAGGGGGATATACTGGTTTTTATAATACGGCAATACACACGGAGAGTGGTGAATTGTACGTTGGGAATTTCGGAGGAATTGGTAAGGCTGCACATGATGCAAAGTTGGCATCCGAAACAACAGCACTTACAGAAGCAAAAGTGGGTGCAGTAGACACTACATATGGTGGTTTCCAGACTTATATAACTGCTTCTGTTATTGCAATAGTGgtcataattt is part of the Plasmodium falciparum 3D7 genome assembly, chromosome: 9 genome and harbors:
- a CDS encoding rifin; its protein translation is MKLLHYCKVLLFSVPLNILVHNKNKSYITPQNTRNTRLLCECELYTSIYDNDTEMKAVMGNYNQQTSQRFEEYNKRMNKNRQKCKDECDKEIQKIILKDKLQKELMHKFATLHTDIQSDAIPTCVCEKSLADKVEKTCLRCTQNLGGIVAPSSGVLAGIAEGALIVWKPAAIKAAKAAKAAAAKAASDAATQAGIEAVRLEINKLSVYFNGTTGFVDLTPIVTSSTYDNGLVLVECAKKLIGDLSSNGRGGYTGFYNTAIHTESGELYVGNFGGIGKAAHDAKLASETTALTEAKVGAVDTTYGGFQTYITASVIAIVVIILIMVIIYLILRYRRKKKNEEKTPVHKIIRRINIMCLAFFIDIFVYEILLV